In Anguilla rostrata isolate EN2019 chromosome 1, ASM1855537v3, whole genome shotgun sequence, a genomic segment contains:
- the LOC135240566 gene encoding semaphorin-4A-like, with amino-acid sequence MDPTASLCLCLFQNTEAFALQSNSKLRPEDGRGRCPFDPHQRNTAIAVDGELYTGTMANFLGDRPVISRFLSERKQRDLKLDDIQGWLTEPTFISSTFIPSEDKVYYFFRETGMEYDFINDYTVPRVAQVCKSDMGGKRILQKCWTTFAKAQLRCQADTELPFNIIQDMVTLPPPEGAPTDDTLFYGVFSSQWSVTSGQSAVCRFRLGDVKNVFAGSYKTLNRGTLRFDTLHNEKVASPGKCGLHNASDTKLRFVKDNFLAEDSVQSADRGLALVSRSQLYSRILAQRTQAASGKNFTVLFLLTESGFLHKTVLSDQGPHIIEEIQVFKQPQSVKNILLSLTKGVVFVGSSEGVFQIPVSNCSFYTTCAECVLARNPFCGWDPSRQACAEVASISSNAAQDVELGNVTKACGVSHFGRSAGRTALPGSDH; translated from the exons ATGGACCCTACtgcatctctctgtctttgtctctttcAGAACACCGAGGCTTTTGCCCTCCAGAGCAACTCCAAGCTGAGACCAGAGGACGGTCGGGGGCGCTGCCCTTTCGACCCGCACCAGAGGAACACAGCCATTGCTGTCG aTGGAGAGCTGTACACAGGGACTATGGCCAACTTTCTGGGTGACCGACCAGTCATCTCACGTTTCCTGAGTGAAAGGAAGCAAAGAGACCTCAAATTAGATGACATACAGGGCTGGCTGACAG AGCCCACTTTCATCAGCTCCACCTTCATCCCCAGTGAGGACAAAGTCTATTACTTCTTTAGGGAGACGGGCATGGAGTACGATTTCATCAATGACTACACCGTCCCTCGTGTCGCCCAGGTCTGCAAG AGTGATATGGGAGGGAAGCGTATCCTGCAAAAGTGCTGGACTACCTTTGCCAAGGCTCAGCTCCGCTGCCAGGCTGATACAGAGTTACCATTCAATATCATCCAGGATATGgtcaccctcccacccccagagGGCGCTCCTACTGATGACACACTATTTTACGGTGTCTTCAGCTCACAGTG GTCAGTGACTTCAGGGCAGTCAGCAGTGTGCAGGTTTCGACTTGGGGACGTAAAAAATGTGTTCGCTGGAAGCTACAAAACACTTAACCGGGGCACACTGCGATTTGATACTCTTCACAACGAGAAGGTGGCCAGTCCAGGGAAG TGTGGATTGCACAATGCCTCGGACACCAAGCTGCGGTTTGTGAAAGATAACTTCCTGGCAGAAGACAGTGTGCAGTCGGCGGACCGGGGCCTGGCGCTTGTGTCTCGCAGTCAGCTCTACAGCAGGATCCTGGCCCAGAGGACCCAAGCAGCCAGCGGAAAGAACTTCACAGTGCTCTTCCTGCTCACTG AATCTGGCTTCCTTCACAAAACAGTGCTGTCAGACCAAGGTCCTCATATCATAGAGGAGATCCAGGTCTTCAAGCAGCCACAGTCTGTTAAAAATATCCTCCTCTCCCTTACCAAG GGAGTGGTGTTCGTGGGTTCCTCCGAGGGTGTGTTCCAGATACCAGTTTCCAACTGCTCATTCTACACAAcctgtgcagagtgtgtgctgGCCCGCAACCCCTTCTGTGGCTGGGACCCCAGTCGACAGGCCTGTGCGGAAGTGGCCAGCATCTCATCTAATGC